AACTATTAATGCCATCATAGGCATCTTTGCCTCTACCACTTGCAAAAGCGGCATGATAGATTTTAGCTGTTGTGTTTCATTTGATTTCAAATAACAGAGCAGGCTCTCACCTATGTCTTTACCCATAGCTCGAGCAAGTTCCTCAATAGTCATCATCTGCTTTATCTCCACTTCACCTTTTGACAGTGgcatcttctttctcttcttttttgtctCCTAAGTGGAATTAGATACATATATAGGAACACATAGCTGGCATAAActaaaaaatagtaaaaactattaaaaaggCAATGATCTCAAGCTATATGATGTAAACACATCTTTTTTACATTACtaataaatacaataaacaaATGACTTAACACATCacactgaatatttaaaatttataacaTACTATACTTAAtctgtttttacttttaaattttcgaaacaaggaaacaaaataatttccatttaatactttcctcctgcctctgcaagATTTATGATGATGCTGGTGTAAGCACTTTAAGTCAGTATTTGAGACGGAgtgtgctggtttgggctgggatagaATTCATGTCCTTCACGACAGCGGCTACAGGGCTGTTTTGGATCTGTGCTGGAACAGCGCTGACAACCCAGGGATGTTTCAGTCGCTGCTGGCCAGAattacacagagccaaggcctttcctgcccctcaccccaccccgcCAACACAGAGGCTGGGGGCACACGGAGCTGCGGGGGCACAcggccagccccagctcccacagggTATCCCACACCGTACAGCCTCACGCTCGGCACGTGAAGccggggggaggaggaagggggggacattcgGAGCGATGgcgtttgccttcccaagtcCCTGctacatgtgatggagcccggctgtcccAGGGATGGccgagcacctgcctgcccgtggggagcAGCTTCGCTTGCGTGTGCGGCTTTTGCCTTACTTATTAAGCTGTCCTTACGTCAACCCACGAGCTTTCTCGCCTCCACCCTTCCGATCCGCTCCCCACCCCGCTGCAGGGGGGCAAAGCGAGTGGCTGTGTGCGgtttagttgccagctggggttaaatcacaacaGGGAGTCACACTACAGTCACACACTAACTACATTTTACCTATTAAATGTAAAGTAAATTCTCTATATTCATTAAtaaagctccttttttttttgtaattaaggTTATCCAATGGAGTTCTTGTACTTTGACATTTCACACAAAATCTGAGATTATTGGGTTTTGTTAATTACCTCCTTTGTAGCTAGATGTCTGCGTTGTGATAAGTCAATACTgattaatttgtctttttgcCAGAACCGTGGATACAGAATGGACCACACAGGATGTGCAGATGACTGCACAGGCTTCCATTGTGCTCCGTGAACTTTTCCGTAGGAGAGAGTAcgcagctgctggcaggcacCACGTAACTGGACCAGATTTTCAAACTTTAGTATCAACCCTCGATTCATTTctacactgaaaatacaaaggaCACATTGAAATCAGTctcaaagctgaaaaatattcttttctatGATAATACAGACAGGAACACAAGGCACAAATGTTATGTTTCAAAACAGGGTTTTTAATGCTGACAAAATTGAACAGTTTGGTAACTcttccagtttttcagttttcGTAAGTGCTTCACCCTTCTCCACTATCCCACTGCAGACACACAGATCTACTAATACCGCCACAGCTTACAGATCTTTCACTTTTCTCCACTGATCTTTAACATAAACTACTGAAATCCCATTTCAGGTTCTTTAACACTACCTAGAGAAAAAGGGGCATTTGCACTCCTCATGCTATACTGGTAAGTTATCCAGATGTGACCCAGCTCTCTAGGCCAGTAAAGCACATTCACAAAACCCTGCTTACATGGGCATGTACCAATGCTAAACGACTACAGCACTGCAGTAATACCGCTGCTGTCACGCAGAGAGACGTTCTTTGAGGCTGAACGCTGGCTTAGCAATTAAAAGTTTCCAAGGCTCTTCTGTCAGATCATCCCGCATCTTAACTATCTTAACTTTGGACTGAGTTATTTTACCAATTATGCCACAAAACTGTCTCCTATTTGAACATGTCTTGTTCAGAGTTgtctatttttccttctgctcagtGATGACATTCTCTATACCTTCTATGTCTTCTCTCAAAGGTGGCTTTGTACCATCTTCCAAGCAGCTCCAAATGAGTGAAATGCTTTATCAGTTCCCCTCAGAATGACTGAGATCTATTTAAAAACTCTCCTGTATCCCCATACCTGCAAGAAGTGAGCAGATGACAAACCAATCAGCCAAAAACAACtacctccccccctcccccgccaaagagaattttaaagCGGCAGAACAGCTAAAACCGAGGGacccccaggagctgcccctgGACGCTGCACACACCGAAAGGCAGCACAAGGCCAAGGAGAGGCCGGACAAGCTCGCAGCGTTGAGATCCATGCAAGGTTGCTCACTGCAAAGAAACCACCCTGGCTCTCGGGGCCCGCGGGCCACCAGCGGCTGGGGCAGACACCCCTCTGGCTCGTCCCGCTCTTACGCTCAGCCTTTCGGCCAGCGCTGAGGAGAAGCCCACAGGCCACACGGGCCTTTCGCCTCACAAGCCGCGCTCACCACCGGGAGGCCTCAGAAACAGCCTCACCCCGCTGCGCGCCGGACCGCACCGCAACGACGCGCACCATGCGGCCATCAACCTCCCGGACACCTGCCCGCTGCAACCCTCCCCGCCGTCGCAGCCCCCACACCCCCTTCTCCGAGCCTGCAGGTGCGGCGATCGCAAGCAGGCGGCCCGGGAGAGCACTGGCCGCAGGCGGCGACCCGGCGGCCCCCGCGCCGTCAGcccgctggggggggggtgtgggtgggggtggggggggtggtgggtgaggggggtggggggggtggtgggtggggggggtgggggggggtgggggggcccGGCgtcccccgcgcccgccgcgcGCTCCCTGCCTCGCGCCGCCGAGCCGCTCTCTGCGCAGGCGCCGGGGCGCGAGGGCAGGCGCAGGCGCGGTGGGGCCCTGGGCGTGGCCGCAGGGGCCGGCTGGGGGCGGGGCGTCTCCTCACAGCGGGCGGGAGAGCCGCTGGCGGCGGCCTGGCGTTCCtcagccctggcacccacccGAGGGCTCGGCATGCTCTTTTATAAACCGCTTTAACAGggttttctccagcctgctgggagATAGTACCTTTCCCTCGCGACGTCCTCCCACCCATCTCCAATCTAAAGCCTTAACATGAGTGAACCTTCTAAAGTTCTCTCTTAATTTGTCATCTCTGAAATGATACCACTTaagagacaaggaaaaaaaatctagggGCAAGTGCTGTAAGTGGTTTTTGAAAAAGCCTTGGTGTTCCCTCATTAATACCATTTGTAAAACCCAGAGATAATCCCAAATTACATCCCATGACACCCTTTAGCCTTGGGGGTCTGCTTGGGACAGTGGTGCTCCTACAGTGACCTCCAAGCAGCTGCAGGTTGTAACAACCCTAATTTCCTCTGCGTATGTGTGAGCTGTGTATTTTACATGCTTTGCCTGTAATGGGGGACTTGCAGCAGTTCCCACTGGTGGTTCTTCCACACGCAACAGGCAGTGCTATGTGTTTTGCTGCCCTCAGGATCTTGCCACTGCAAGTATTTGCTGTTTTGTGATGCTGAgtattggaaaaaaacacccatgTCCTGTTTCAAAGGCACCGTCTGCTGACGAATGCACCAGGTACTAACTGAGACGTTAAAATGCGCAGGGACCTCGAGTGTTTCTCCAGAGGTAAAATGcgaaaaaatatctcaaaaataaaccacagtaaaaaaagcttaaatacCAAAGGATGTACAGAGGGCATTAGATACAGCCTGTTTCTGCACAGGGAGACAAATCAGGCAGAAAGAtggtgcagagctgccagcctgcACGCCGAGGGCAGCGCGTCCTTCACGCGATGGGGCTGTCTGGGGACCCTGGGATTGACCTGAAAAACGTTTTATTTGAAAGATAAATTTAGCACGCAAAACAGTCGCCAGAGTTTACTGCAAATCTGCTTTTTGAGTTGATCTTCCGTTGGATGTTGCCTGGAAATCTTTCCGTGCACTGCTGTAAGGCTCTGGGAATTAGCGTGGGATCATATTTTATCCACATGTCTCTTAACCACAAATTCATACTGTTTAAATTTAAAGCTTTATTATGGATTGCCTGTTTTCCTGAAGggcaaactgaaaacaaataatttctgatgTCATAGGTCAGGATGATGGTTTGGGttgtagaaatattttccacttaACTATGTAGCTGTTAATGCTTGGCTTTATCCCTTAGTTGCAATTCTCGATTATTATTggttgcctttaaaaaaataacacatttgaTTATGCAGTTCTTTTTAGCGTGTATCATTAACTAAATAGTTTAccttattttcatctttctagCTTTGAATTTTTCTTAATGTCCTTATTTAGCTGCAACGTTTTCAGCGTAACTGTACACAGGCAACAAGCTCGCAGCTGAAATTACAGTAAGCACATGTACAAAAAATGTAATAGGTATAGATCTGAGACAAATACCTGTTTTGAAACCAATGTTCAAACCAAATACAGTTCCCGTTGGATGCGAAAACCTGATGTATGTCGAAGCATTGTTCCAGTGTCACCATTTGACAAGGAAAGAGACGGATTGTTTCAAGAAACTTGAGATACTGAACTGCACGGGAGGGGAGGTGCAGGGAGCTGTACGGAGAACGCTGTTCTCCAGCTAGACGTGTCCGAAGGAGGGTGGCAGTAGCCTGCGGAGCTGTGAGGCGGGAGGGACAGCCGGGTTCTTCTGCCCTACGGGGACGGCGAGCTCTGCCCTCCGGTGTCACAGGGCCCTGAGCCGCGGCAGTGGGCCCGTGCCTCTGCAGGCCTGGCTCGGCAGGGCCTAGGCCAGCGGGCCCCAGGAGCTACACAGCCACAGCCTCAGCCCTCGCAGCCCCTCTGGGCACCCTCTTCCGCCGTTTGGTTTTGAGGCGAGAGCCTCGGCAAGCGGCTCCGAGCCGCCCCGCTCCCAGTTTGCCCTGATGGCCCAGGCCGCTCGCGCAACACGTGCTCTGTGTTCACACGCTACAGGCGGCAGAACCCCTCCGAGCCACACCAACTTCCCACCTAGAGCCGTTACATCCCCCTCTGAagcctggggcgggggggtccgTATCAAAACTTATCGCAAATATCCCCGCTTACCGCCGGCTTCGCGCTCCAGGCCCTGGCCGCGGGGCAGGCCAGCGCCACCTtgaggcggcggggcggggcagcaCGGGCGCCATCttgaggcggcggcggggcgaggcggggcAGCACGGGCGCCATCttgaggcggcggcgggcgcggggcagggcgggggtgGCGCTGCCCGCCCCTCCTGCCCGGccatggcggcggcggagccACGGCAGGCGCTGGCCCAGCGGCTGCGGGACTTGGGCATCGCCACGGTCACGGCCGAGCACCCCGAGGTAggggccgccgcctcccccgcgcTCCCGCCCGGCGGCCCGAAACGGGACGCAGCAGGCtacagggcagctgtgggccCTGAACGGGGTTTTTTAGCGTAATTCACTATCTGCGTGTAATCTCGCCCAGCGAACCTAGAGCCTGGGCCAGGCagaaggtttgggtttttgggggggctGAGCATTTTGAGCACAGCCGCCATTCTTTCCCCTCGTTCtgtcccctgcctcccccttgtcccctccagctccccagcggctgcaggagctgcggccCGTCCGCTTCCTACCGTGAAGTCGGGCATCCATGAtgctttccaaatttttttccccactcccaGTTAAAAGTCCACGTGTGCCACATCATTCGGCTCCGTCCATGGTGGAGCCACAAAAATGACTGCTGTCAGGGCTGCCTTTTGCATTAAAGAAGCGTGAGGTTCTTGCCAGGTACGCGAGCCAGAAATGATTCAGAAAGTGCGCAGGAGCACTATGTCACATTTTATTtgtgttcttttaaaacttattCATAAAAGGGTACAGTTTTCAGGCAGAGTATAAcattcagtattttctaaatatttaagcaaaagaTACCTGCCAGTACACAACTAAAAGTCTAATGGGGTATAGAGTCTCACACTACACCGGTGATATTTTCCAGGTGTTCACTGTTGAAGAAATGATGCCTCACGTCCAACACATGAAAGGAGGTCACAGTaagaacctttttcttaaagacaaaaagaagaaaggattcTGGCTGGTGACTGTTCTGCACAACaggcaaattaatttaaatgatcTTGCTAAAAAACTGGGTGTTGGAAGTGGAAACCTAAGGTTCGCTGATGAAAATGCCATGCTGGAAAAGCTAAGAGTGGGCCAGGGCTGTGCGACACCACTAGCCCTCTTCTGTGACCAGGGAGATGTGAAGTTTGTGCTGGATGCTGGCTTTCTGGAAGGTGGCTACGAAAAGGTGTATTTTCATCCAATGACAAATTCTGCAACCATGGGCTTAAGCCCTGATGACTTTTTGAAGTTTGTGAGATCAACAGGCCACGAGCCTATCATCATACATTTTGATTAAGATCTTAAGTAGACAAAGTTCACTTTTCTATTACCAGGCATAGATT
This genomic interval from Falco cherrug isolate bFalChe1 chromosome 13, bFalChe1.pri, whole genome shotgun sequence contains the following:
- the LOC102056857 gene encoding prolyl-tRNA synthetase associated domain-containing protein 1-like: MAAAEPRQALAQRLRDLGIATVTAEHPEVFTVEEMMPHVQHMKGGHSKNLFLKDKKKKGFWLVTVLHNRQINLNDLAKKLGVGSGNLRFADENAMLEKLRVGQGCATPLALFCDQGDVKFVLDAGFLEGGYEKVYFHPMTNSATMGLSPDDFLKFVRSTGHEPIIIHFD